A part of Bufo bufo chromosome 7, aBufBuf1.1, whole genome shotgun sequence genomic DNA contains:
- the PUS3 gene encoding tRNA pseudouridine(38/39) synthase, with protein sequence MSAEPEVVWLRQRVSDLEKEVQRLQELSSHISPRSEEAARPSKLRHQRPFDFSAHPKQHVALRLAYLGWNYQGFASQENTSNTVEEVMFSALTKTRLVERRQSSSYHRCGRTDRGVSALAQVISLDLRSATAGKPELRYTQMLNRVLPPDIRVLSWAVVPSSFSARFSCRSRTYRYLFPRAQLNVSAMHQAAEMLEGTHDFRNLCKMDVANGVMNFVRTILSARVEPVPELSGEEGPFQLYHLQIKGLAFLYHQVRCIMGVLFLIGQGKEEPEVIRELLDVTRNPCKPQYNMAVEFPLVLYDCEFDDVEWIGEKDLQSITVSHLQRLWTREAVKSHILRMALYGLDATPIATGQDRVPWSQCEPSVVAHSSGLVEGVSARTYTPLMKRRVGQSLEDRVQHYVRRGRIAAPPAGQDLINRDDHGGMDEKGACEADSGSSPDWEAVTQKGSEEESEPGAKRSRP encoded by the exons ATGTCTGCTGAGCCAGAGGTGGTTTGGCTGCGGCAGCGAGTGAGTGACCTGGAGAAGGAAGTCCAGCGGCTGCAGGAACTGTCCTCCCACATCTCCCCACGCTCGGAGGAGGCAGCGCGCCCCAGCAAGCTGCGACACCAGAGACCCTTCGACTTCTCTGCCCATCCTAAGCAGCATGTGGCCCTTCGGCTGGCCTACCTTGGCTGGAACTACCAGGGGTTTGCCAGTCAGGAGAACACTAGTAACACAGTGGAGGAGGTGATGTTCAGTGCCCTGACCAAGACGCGGCTGGTGGAGCGCAGACAGAGCTCCAGCTATCATCGCTGTGGCAGGACAGACCGCGGGGTCAGCGCCCTGGCGCAG GTCATCTCTCTTGATCTCCGCTCAGCGACTGCAGGGAAGCCCGAGCTGCGGTACACCCAGATGCTGAACCGCGTCCTGCCGCCGGACATCCGGGTTCTGAGCTGGGCCGTTGTCCCCTCCTCTTTTAGTGCACGTTTCAGCTGCCGCTCCCGCACTTACCGCTATCTATTCCCTCGTGCTCAGCTCAATGTCAGCGCGATGCATCAGGCTGCTGAGATGCTGGAGGGGACACATGACTTCCGAAACCTCTGCAAGATGGATGTGGCGAATGGGGTGATGAACTTTGTCCGCACCATCCTGAGTGCCAGAGTGGAGCCTGTGCCGGAGCTGTCAGGAGAGGAAGGGCCCTTTCAGCTTTACCACCTACAGATCAAGGGCTTGGCCTTCCTCTACCACCAAGTCAGGTGCATTATGGGAGTCCTCTTCCTCATCGGTCAGGGCAAAGAAGAGCCGGAAGTGATCAGAGAACTGCTGGATGTGACAAGGAATCCATGCAAGCCCCAATACAA TATGGCGGTGGAGTTCCCTCTGGTCTTGTACGACTGTGAGTTTGATGACGTTGAGTGGATCGGGGAGAAGGATTTGCAGTCCATCACTGTGTCCCATCTGCAGCGACTGTGGACCCGTGAAGCAGTGAAGAGCCACATCCTGCGCATGGCGCTATACGGCCTAGACGCCACGCCCATTGCCACAG GGCAGGATCGGGTTCCCTGGAGCCAGTGTGAGCCCTCGGTTGTTGCTCACAGCAGTGGTCTGGTGGAGGGGGTCAGTGCTCGCACATATACACCTCTAATGAAGAGACGTGTCGGTCAATCCCTGGAGGATCGAGTTCAGCATTACGTTCGACGTGGACGGAtcgcagcgccccctgctggacaGGATCTCATTAACCGGGATGATCATGGGGGCATGGATGAGAAAGGAGCCTGTGAAGCTGACTCCGGATCATCTCCAGACTGGGAAGCTGTAACTCAAAAGGGAAGCGAAGAGGAATCGGAGCCCGGTGCCAAGAGATCGCGCCCGTAA